One stretch of Corynebacterium imitans DNA includes these proteins:
- a CDS encoding TetR/AcrR family transcriptional regulator translates to MSSGTAKKKTTARRRNRPSPRQRLLDAATKLFTEEGIRVIGIDRILREADVAKASLYSLLGSKDKLVIAYLERMDEEYRQRWEERAVKAATTDEKVLAFFDMAIESEPQREFRGSPFLNAATEYPRPETESEHRIVETCRNHRKWMHGTITELLTAKNGYDSSKQADELLIFLDGGMTGARFMRDVSPLQKARDLAESELGAPPADYSI, encoded by the coding sequence GTGAGCAGTGGGACGGCGAAGAAGAAGACGACCGCGCGGCGTCGCAACCGGCCGAGCCCGCGGCAGCGCCTCCTCGACGCAGCCACCAAGCTGTTTACCGAGGAAGGCATCCGCGTCATCGGCATCGACCGCATTCTGCGCGAGGCGGACGTGGCCAAGGCCTCCCTGTACAGCCTGCTCGGCTCCAAGGACAAACTAGTCATTGCCTATCTCGAGCGCATGGACGAAGAGTATCGCCAGCGCTGGGAGGAGCGCGCCGTCAAAGCCGCGACGACGGACGAGAAGGTGCTCGCTTTCTTCGACATGGCCATTGAGTCGGAGCCGCAGCGCGAGTTTCGCGGCTCGCCCTTCCTCAACGCCGCGACCGAGTACCCCCGCCCGGAGACGGAATCCGAGCACCGCATCGTGGAGACCTGTCGCAACCACCGGAAGTGGATGCACGGCACCATTACCGAGCTGCTCACCGCTAAGAACGGGTACGACTCATCCAAGCAGGCGGACGAGCTGCTCATCTTTCTCGACGGCGGCATGACCGGGGCGCGATTTATGCGCGACGTTTCCCCGCTGCAGAAGGCGCGTGACCTCGCTGAATCCGAGCTTGGCGCGCCACCGGCCGACTACTCCATCTAG
- a CDS encoding GlsB/YeaQ/YmgE family stress response membrane protein: MAPSLGFIGWIIIGGLAGWIGSKMQGRDAQMGIGLNIVVGVIGGFLGGWLLGLFGVDVAGGGLIFSFLTCLLGAVVLLWIVNLVTNKRG; the protein is encoded by the coding sequence ATGGCACCCTCACTGGGATTCATTGGTTGGATTATTATCGGTGGCCTCGCAGGCTGGATTGGCTCCAAGATGCAGGGCCGCGATGCGCAGATGGGCATCGGCCTGAACATTGTCGTCGGCGTGATCGGCGGCTTCCTCGGCGGCTGGCTGCTCGGCCTGTTTGGCGTTGACGTTGCCGGCGGTGGCTTGATCTTTAGCTTCCTTACCTGCCTGCTTGGCGCGGTAGTGCTGCTGTGGATCGTCAACTTGGTCACGAACAAACGCGGCTAG
- a CDS encoding universal stress protein: MSREERENLEDREDIVVVAVDGSPASQTAVRWAANTAMKRGIPLRLASSYTMPQFLYAEGMVPPQELFDDLQRETLQKIDEAREIALEVAPDIKIGHAVAEGSPIDMLLEMSRNSTMVVMGSRGLGGLSGMVLGSVSGAVVSHASCPVVVIREDSNVTDETKYGPVVVGVDGSEVSQRATEYAFEEANARGAELVAVHTWIDTQVQAPGAGFSVSDDHWAAVQKEKEALLEETLGELREKYPNVQVRTVITRDRPVRALTEAAEGAQLLVTGSHGRGGFKGMLLGSTSRALLQSAPCPMMVVRPEE, translated from the coding sequence ATGAGCCGCGAAGAACGAGAAAACCTGGAAGACCGCGAGGACATCGTCGTTGTCGCGGTGGATGGCAGCCCGGCGTCGCAAACCGCAGTCCGTTGGGCAGCCAACACCGCGATGAAGCGCGGCATCCCGCTGCGACTCGCCTCGAGCTACACCATGCCGCAGTTCCTCTATGCCGAGGGCATGGTTCCGCCGCAGGAGCTTTTTGATGACCTGCAGCGCGAGACCCTGCAGAAGATCGACGAGGCACGCGAGATCGCACTCGAGGTCGCACCGGACATCAAGATTGGGCACGCCGTGGCTGAGGGCTCCCCGATCGACATGCTGCTGGAGATGTCCCGCAACTCCACGATGGTGGTCATGGGCTCCCGCGGCCTGGGTGGCCTGTCCGGCATGGTGCTGGGCTCGGTCTCCGGCGCTGTGGTCTCCCACGCATCCTGCCCGGTGGTGGTCATCCGCGAGGACAGCAACGTCACGGATGAAACCAAGTATGGCCCCGTCGTGGTTGGTGTGGACGGCTCCGAGGTTTCCCAGCGTGCAACCGAGTACGCCTTCGAGGAAGCCAACGCGCGTGGCGCTGAGCTGGTTGCGGTGCACACCTGGATTGATACGCAGGTGCAGGCACCGGGTGCGGGCTTCTCCGTTTCCGACGACCACTGGGCCGCCGTTCAGAAGGAAAAGGAAGCTCTGCTGGAGGAGACGCTCGGCGAGCTGCGTGAGAAATACCCGAACGTGCAGGTACGCACCGTCATCACCCGCGACCGCCCGGTTCGCGCGCTGACCGAGGCTGCCGAGGGTGCCCAGTTGCTGGTCACGGGCTCGCACGGCCGCGGTGGCTTCAAGGGCATGCTGCTCGGTTCCACCTCGCGTGCGCTGCTGCAGTCCGCGCCGTGCCCGATGATGGTGGTGCGCCCGGAGGAGTAA
- a CDS encoding pseudouridine synthase: MDFPIPPEKNCTSGSSIAPISMPDTLLHTMARKKSKAAPPLPPRGGLGASRVRVPDTLAPVTALEFLSEVVATQRHRHPEDTPEAVMQRFAEGEVVLRDATPLTPDTILTPGTDVFFYRRPAPERVVPYEVTTVFEDEDILVINKPPFLATMPRAAHITETATVRLRRATGNEELTPAHRLDLMTSGLLLFTKRRELRGPYQELFARREVRKQYTAVAELQDVELGTWRHRISKVHGEVAATLVSGEPNAITHVRGVTPIDDSTTASLAATYNVETPLATYVLEPVTGKTHQLRIQMSAAGAPILGDPIYPVVQPFGSEDFARPMLLTSVFLGFTDPLSGVLREFRAQPWLPTTG; the protein is encoded by the coding sequence ATCGACTTCCCGATACCGCCAGAAAAGAACTGCACCAGTGGGTCAAGCATTGCTCCAATATCCATGCCGGATACGCTACTACACACTATGGCCCGCAAGAAGAGCAAAGCTGCCCCTCCACTGCCCCCGCGCGGTGGCCTCGGTGCCTCCCGTGTGCGCGTGCCAGACACGCTTGCCCCGGTCACTGCGCTGGAATTCCTCTCCGAGGTGGTAGCAACGCAACGGCACCGCCATCCGGAAGATACCCCCGAAGCGGTAATGCAGCGCTTCGCAGAGGGCGAAGTTGTGCTTCGCGACGCCACCCCGCTCACCCCCGACACCATCCTTACACCCGGCACCGACGTCTTCTTCTACCGCCGCCCCGCCCCCGAGCGCGTTGTGCCCTACGAGGTCACCACTGTCTTCGAGGACGAAGACATCCTGGTCATCAACAAACCACCCTTCCTGGCCACCATGCCGCGGGCTGCCCACATCACCGAGACGGCCACCGTGCGCCTGCGGCGAGCCACCGGCAACGAGGAACTTACACCCGCCCACCGCCTCGATCTCATGACATCGGGATTGTTGCTCTTCACGAAGAGGCGCGAACTCCGCGGACCCTACCAGGAGCTCTTCGCCCGCAGGGAGGTGCGCAAACAGTACACCGCGGTTGCCGAGCTGCAGGATGTGGAGCTTGGGACGTGGAGGCACCGGATCAGCAAAGTTCACGGGGAGGTCGCGGCAACTCTAGTGTCGGGCGAGCCGAATGCGATTACGCATGTGCGGGGTGTGACGCCGATTGACGACTCCACGACCGCGAGTCTCGCTGCCACCTACAACGTGGAAACTCCGCTCGCGACCTATGTGTTGGAGCCGGTCACCGGTAAGACCCATCAGCTGCGCATCCAGATGTCCGCAGCCGGTGCGCCAATTCTCGGCGACCCGATCTACCCCGTCGTCCAGCCCTTCGGATCTGAGGACTTCGCACGTCCGATGTTGCTCACGTCGGTATTTCTCGGGTTTACCGATCCGCTTTCGGGCGTGCTGCGTGAGTTTCGCGCTCAGCCGTGGTTGCCGACCACCGGATAG
- a CDS encoding ABC transporter ATP-binding protein, protein MIHAYELQKDFGSHKVLTDISFELPGTGIHALLGRNGVGKSTLLALIAGQLKPSGGELTVFGEQPFDRASVMDRVCFTGVDTPYPASWAIKDVIAGAAKRYVHWSQDTANVLMRDFGLDSQAHTAFGKASRGQRAMVGIVIGLASGAELTLLDEPYVGLDVHNTSVFYRHLLAHAESERCFVMATHHIDDAAKILDSALVLGRQGSVDKHLRAEDADGYVIVTGNFDEPAGALAYRRSATGTRAILPTETAAEMGLRTQAANLGDVLEAVLEVQQ, encoded by the coding sequence ATGATTCACGCTTACGAACTGCAAAAAGACTTTGGGTCGCACAAAGTCCTCACAGACATCTCCTTCGAGCTGCCCGGTACTGGGATCCACGCCCTTCTCGGCCGCAACGGTGTCGGCAAATCCACGCTGCTCGCCCTCATCGCCGGTCAACTCAAGCCCTCCGGCGGCGAGCTCACCGTCTTCGGCGAGCAGCCCTTCGACCGTGCGAGCGTGATGGACCGCGTCTGCTTCACGGGTGTGGACACGCCGTACCCCGCCTCGTGGGCGATCAAGGATGTCATCGCAGGTGCCGCGAAGCGCTATGTGCATTGGTCACAGGACACGGCGAACGTACTCATGCGCGACTTTGGGCTCGACAGTCAAGCGCACACTGCGTTTGGCAAGGCCTCCCGAGGCCAGCGGGCAATGGTTGGCATCGTCATCGGGCTTGCATCGGGCGCAGAACTGACACTTCTCGACGAGCCCTACGTCGGCCTCGACGTCCACAACACCTCCGTCTTCTACCGCCACCTCCTCGCGCACGCCGAGTCCGAGCGATGCTTCGTCATGGCCACCCACCACATCGACGACGCTGCCAAGATCCTGGACTCGGCGCTCGTGCTGGGGAGGCAGGGGAGCGTCGACAAGCATCTGCGCGCAGAGGATGCCGACGGCTACGTCATCGTCACCGGCAACTTCGACGAGCCCGCAGGGGCCCTCGCTTATCGACGCTCCGCCACCGGCACCCGGGCCATCCTCCCGACAGAAACAGCCGCCGAAATGGGGCTACGTACCCAGGCCGCGAACCTCGGCGACGTCCTCGAGGCAGTGCTGGAGGTGCAGCAGTGA
- a CDS encoding GntR family transcriptional regulator, which produces MNADAEPLFVQVARLVEDLVVDGTLAPGERAPSTNELAAFHEINPATARKGLGLLVDAGILEKRRGLGMFVTPEAREQALKARRERYAGDYLAPVIDEAVRLGYDRATLHALIDRVAESRGMYQ; this is translated from the coding sequence ATGAACGCCGATGCAGAGCCACTCTTCGTACAGGTGGCCCGTCTTGTGGAGGACCTTGTTGTGGACGGCACGCTGGCCCCCGGCGAGCGCGCTCCCTCCACAAACGAGCTCGCCGCCTTCCACGAGATCAACCCAGCCACCGCACGTAAGGGGCTGGGCCTGCTTGTAGACGCCGGAATCTTGGAAAAGCGTCGCGGCCTCGGCATGTTCGTTACACCCGAGGCTCGCGAGCAGGCATTAAAGGCTCGCCGCGAACGCTACGCCGGCGACTATCTTGCGCCCGTGATCGACGAAGCCGTCCGACTCGGCTACGACCGCGCAACCCTGCACGCACTCATCGACCGCGTCGCAGAAAGTAGAGGAATGTACCAATGA
- a CDS encoding NYN domain-containing protein yields MLERTLVFVDTSYLLASFYNSWEIGARSQLEIDLPEVVASLGTMICQQLSQPIHRQFWYDGIPDSGPHRYQRALRTCDGVQLRTGQLIEWGDRRTQKGVDTRLVADLVVNATRGQFTDFVLVSGDADMIPGVEEATAGGVRVHLYGFGWDSMSSALRHACDTTTILDPREDFADAMQLQVLEGPLPPSIRERPLADAAPLDEAEGPCPVPLGPDPLAPEEPEEEAEPHVEPAETAETVEPAEPEKPAEPEAPAETPETPKPAPKPSMMAPRRKLRSRYVPLPEEVWTSAGFQTPYDVGQQYAAWWYDNAASSEQRDKAHMLSGGGLPPEIDRPLLQFACETLHEYTLSETQRVNLRDGFHSGIRGVLINISRD; encoded by the coding sequence ATGCTTGAACGTACTTTGGTGTTCGTCGACACGTCTTACCTGCTCGCAAGCTTTTACAACTCGTGGGAAATCGGCGCACGATCCCAGTTAGAAATCGATTTGCCCGAGGTCGTGGCAAGCCTCGGCACCATGATCTGCCAACAACTCAGCCAACCCATTCACCGCCAGTTCTGGTACGACGGCATCCCGGACTCGGGCCCGCACCGCTACCAGCGCGCACTGCGCACCTGTGACGGCGTGCAACTGCGCACTGGCCAGCTGATCGAGTGGGGCGACCGCCGCACCCAGAAGGGAGTGGACACGCGACTCGTCGCCGACCTGGTGGTCAACGCCACCCGCGGTCAGTTCACCGACTTTGTGCTTGTCTCCGGCGACGCGGACATGATCCCGGGCGTTGAGGAAGCGACCGCCGGCGGCGTGCGCGTCCACCTCTACGGCTTCGGCTGGGACTCCATGTCTTCGGCGCTTCGCCACGCGTGCGACACCACCACCATTTTGGACCCGCGCGAGGACTTCGCCGACGCGATGCAACTGCAGGTCCTCGAGGGCCCGCTACCCCCGTCGATTAGGGAGCGCCCGCTTGCCGACGCCGCGCCGCTGGACGAAGCCGAAGGACCCTGCCCCGTCCCACTCGGCCCGGATCCACTGGCACCGGAGGAGCCCGAAGAGGAAGCAGAGCCTCACGTGGAGCCTGCGGAAACTGCGGAAACTGTCGAGCCCGCAGAACCAGAAAAACCCGCTGAGCCAGAAGCGCCCGCAGAGACCCCCGAAACCCCGAAGCCCGCGCCGAAGCCGTCCATGATGGCCCCGCGCCGGAAGCTGCGCTCCCGCTACGTGCCGCTGCCGGAAGAGGTGTGGACCTCCGCCGGTTTCCAGACTCCCTACGACGTGGGCCAGCAATACGCGGCGTGGTGGTACGACAACGCCGCCTCCTCCGAGCAGCGGGATAAGGCGCATATGCTCTCCGGAGGCGGGCTACCGCCGGAGATCGATCGCCCACTTCTCCAGTTCGCCTGCGAGACGCTGCACGAATACACATTGAGTGAAACCCAGCGCGTCAATCTTCGCGATGGGTTCCACTCAGGGATCCGGGGCGTGCTGATTAATATCAGCCGCGACTAA
- a CDS encoding PspA/IM30 family protein, with protein MANPFSKGWKYLMQSFDSKIDENADPKVQLQQAMEQARKNHREIAEHAAAIVGNRNQLEMKLERLIKSQEELQEKTRIALQAADKANAEGDATKAQEYNNTAEVLASQLVAVEQDLEQTKQAHAGAEQAAREAQAQLQQSEARLSEQTQQAQQLESQIDQAKMQEQTAQTMDTINQFGANDNVPTLDGVRDKIEKRYATALGAQELAKDSLGDRMAEIETAGTDIKAASKLDEIRASMNSPEKAIEAPEED; from the coding sequence ATGGCGAACCCATTTTCCAAGGGTTGGAAGTACCTGATGCAGTCGTTCGACTCGAAGATCGACGAGAACGCTGACCCGAAGGTGCAGCTCCAGCAGGCGATGGAGCAGGCGCGGAAGAACCACCGGGAGATCGCCGAGCACGCGGCCGCGATCGTCGGCAACCGCAACCAGCTCGAGATGAAGCTCGAGCGCCTGATCAAGTCCCAGGAAGAGCTCCAGGAGAAGACGCGGATCGCGCTCCAGGCCGCCGACAAGGCGAACGCGGAGGGGGATGCGACCAAGGCGCAGGAGTACAACAACACCGCCGAGGTGCTGGCCTCCCAGCTCGTGGCCGTGGAGCAGGACCTGGAGCAGACCAAGCAGGCGCACGCCGGTGCCGAGCAGGCCGCGCGCGAGGCGCAGGCCCAGCTGCAGCAGTCCGAGGCGCGCCTGAGCGAGCAGACGCAGCAGGCCCAGCAGCTTGAGTCGCAGATCGACCAGGCGAAAATGCAGGAGCAGACCGCGCAGACGATGGACACCATCAACCAGTTCGGCGCGAACGACAACGTGCCGACCTTGGACGGCGTGCGCGACAAGATCGAGAAGCGCTACGCCACCGCCCTTGGCGCGCAGGAGCTGGCCAAAGACTCCCTGGGCGACCGGATGGCGGAAATCGAGACCGCTGGCACCGATATCAAGGCCGCCAGCAAGCTCGACGAGATCCGCGCCTCGATGAACTCTCCCGAGAAGGCCATCGAGGCCCCGGAAGAGGATTAG
- a CDS encoding thioredoxin family protein has translation MSTIDVTEDTFESTVSADGIVFVDAWAAWCGPCRQFAPTYEKASEAHPDVTFAKLDTEANQQLAAALEITSIPTLMAFRDGILVFRQAGALPPAAFDDLIGQVKALNMDEVRAQIAQQQGE, from the coding sequence ATGAGCACCATTGACGTCACTGAGGACACCTTCGAATCCACAGTCAGCGCGGACGGCATCGTCTTCGTCGACGCGTGGGCCGCATGGTGCGGGCCCTGCCGCCAGTTTGCGCCGACCTATGAGAAGGCTTCCGAGGCGCACCCGGACGTGACCTTCGCCAAGCTAGACACCGAGGCGAACCAGCAGCTTGCGGCTGCACTGGAGATCACGTCCATTCCCACGCTCATGGCCTTCCGCGACGGTATCCTGGTCTTCCGTCAGGCGGGTGCCCTGCCGCCGGCCGCTTTCGATGACCTCATTGGTCAGGTCAAGGCGCTGAATATGGACGAGGTGCGCGCCCAAATCGCGCAGCAGCAGGGCGAGTAG